In Leptospira noumeaensis, the genomic window ACATTTATAGTTAATGTTGCAAAGGAAGCTTGGACTAAAATGAATGTTCCAAAAAATCTACTTCCAATTTGTGAGGACAATGGGAATTATTACTGCCTAAATAATATTAACGAAGTACTATATTGGTCCCATGACGGAATAAGCGAAGAAAAATGGAATGATTTAGCAAGCTGGATTAAAGAAGTTTGGATTGACAGAACATAGAAAAAAAAACCTAGCTAAACGCACGTCGTATAACAACGGGGAAACGCTGCGCTGCGGCACTTACGGCCTTGCTTGGGCTACGCCACATTCCCTTTCTGTCACTCGCTCGCATACGCAAGCTACGTGCCAGTCCCTAACGTCCCGTTCGGGACTCAGGGTCAGGGAACGTCGTCTCCCCTAGTTCGTTAGTTGCAATGTGCAGAATTTCGTTCTCGCCAGGTTCGTTTTTTCTCGCTTTTATCTATTAAGCAAAGATTGATACAAAAGATTAATTTGATCGGTCTTGTTTGTTTAAGATTTCTCAAAATTGATTTACTCTGCGCTCTTTGTTGATGTTTTCTGGTGGACTTCCAGTTCTTTCTTATCACAAATCTTTTCTCGACGGGCACACTGCAACTAACAGCGTCTTAACGCTTCACTTCGGCACTCACGGCCTCGTTCGGCCTTCGGCAAATTTCCCGATCTCCCTAACGCCTACTACGCAGGCTCAGGGCGGGAAACTTCGTCAAGACTAGTTCGTTATGCGACATACTTTCAAAGTTTTTAACTTTTCAAAATCTTACTTTTAATATCAGGAATGAGAAATGCCTAGTAAAGAATTATTAGAAAACTACCCACTTTATAAAAAACTACAGGTAACAAATATACCAGATACACTAAATTCGCTTCCAAAACCTGCAATTTCATTGTTCTGTCAAAAATGTAAAGATAGCCAAACATTTAATATGACTAATGATTATTACGATAACTTTAACTACGGAAGTCACTGTAAAGGATTAATTATTCGAGCAGAGTATATTTGTATGCATTGCAAATATGAAGAACGCCATTTTTTCATAAAAATTTCATATGATAAAAAATGGATAATGAAAGTCGGCCAATTTCCTGCCTGGGAAATAAAAGGCAATAGCGACATAGAAAATATGCTCCAAGATTTTAAAGACTATTATAAAAAAGGTTTAGTTTGTGAATCTCAGGGTTATGGAATAGGAGCATTTGGATACTATAGAAGAATTGTCGAAGAAATTATTGATCAACTCCTTGAAGAAATTTCTACCTTATTGGCTGGAGATGAATTGATTAAATATACTGAGGCATTAGAGAAAACGAAAAAAACAACAGTGGCTCAGGAAAAAATTGAACTCGTTAAAGAATTACTCCCTCAAATCTTACGACCAGACAATATGAATCCACTCCAAATATTACACTCAGCTCTCAGTGAAGGGTTGCATGCACGTTCGGATGAGGAATGTCTCGAATATGCTGATCAGTGTCGGAAAATAATAATCTTTCTCGTAGTACAAGTTAGGATAAGTAAGAATTCAGCAAAAGAATTCAAAGACAGTATGAAGAAAGTTTTAGAGAAAAAGAACACAAAAAACTAATTCTGGCAAAAAAGTACGTCGCATAACAGCGTCTACTCACTGCGCTTCGGCACTTACGGCCTCGCTTGGGCTGCGCCACATTTCCCTTCTGGCATTCGCTCGCATACGCAAGCTACATGCCAGTCCCTAACGTCCCGTCCGGGACTCAGGGTCGGGAAACGTCGAGTAGACTAGTTCGTTATGCGACATGTTATAAATAAATATAGGAAAAAAATGGAAAAATTTATTAACTTTTTAAAATCTTATTACTTACTAATTGTCATATTTTTGATAGTAAGCGGTGTTACTTCTTTATATTTTAGCTCTGACTATGAATTGAATAGCAAAAACATTCAAGAAATATCTAACGGCCAAATAGTCATAAATTCAGTCTTTGTCCCTGGATCAAAAAAATATTTTTTAGAAATAACGGGCAATTTTTTAATCACTTTCGCGATTACAATATTTATCTCCCTTTTCTTTGTAAATTTTATCGATA contains:
- a CDS encoding SMI1/KNR4 family protein; the protein is TFIVNVAKEAWTKMNVPKNLLPICEDNGNYYCLNNINEVLYWSHDGISEEKWNDLASWIKEVWIDRT